CGTTGGCGACGGCCGACTTGACCAGTTTCGTGACCGGGCGCGAGGCGGCTTTGCTGTAATAGCTCAGCTGAGCCAGAGCCGGGGCAATGTCCATGCCGCGGATGAGGCCGATGACCAGCCTGACCTTGCGAGCGGACATCCCGATATTCCTTGCTTTAGCGATGACTTCCATAAGCTCGTCAGGTTATTTCTTGGCCGCAGCGGCTGGGGCCTGAGCGGCCTGACTCGCGGCCTTATCCGCCTCGGCGCGCTTGGTCTCGAGCTCCTTCTGCATCTTGCCGCCGTGCCGGAGGAACTTGCGGGTCGGAGCGAACTCGCCGAGTTTGTGGCCGACCATGTTCTCGATGATGAGGATCGGGGTGTGCTGGCGGCCGTTGTGGACGCCGATGACGAAGCCGACCATCTCCGGAGTGATGGCGCACCAGCGGGACCAGGTCTTGACGATGGTCTTGTCGCCAGGCTTCATCTTGGAGATCTTCTTCAGGAGCTTCGGATCCAGAGCCGGACCCTTTTTGAGGCTGCGTGACATAGGATTACTTGCGTCGCGAGACGATGAATTTCCAGGAAGCCTTTTTCTTGTTCCGGGTCTTGACGCCCAGCGCCGGCTTGCCCCACTTGGTCTTCGGATTCTTGAGACCGATCGGGTTCTTGCCTTCGCCGCCGCCATGCGGGTGATCCACCGGATTCATGACTTTGCCGCGGACCTCCGGACGGCGTCCGCGATGGCGGGTGCGGCCGGCCTTGCCCCAGCGGATGAGGCGATAATCAGGATTGCCGACCATGCCGACGGTGGCCATGCAGTTCTTGCTGAACCTGCGGACCTCGCCGGACGGCAGGCGGACCTGCGCGAAATCGCCCTCGACAGCCATGAGCTGAGCGCCGAGACCGGCGCCGCGGACGACCGTGCCGCCCTGGCCGGGATGGAGCTCGATGCTATGGATCTGGATGCCGACCGGCATCTGCGAGATCGGCATGCGGTTGCCGGGTTTGATCTCGATCTGGGATTTGGAGGACAAGATGACGTCGCCGACGCCCAAATTCTGAGGGGCGACCATGTAGGCCTTCACGCCGTCCTTGTAATGGAGCAAGGCGAGGCGGGCGCCGCGGTTCGGATCATACTCGATGGCCGAAACCGTGGCCGGGATATCGTAACGATCGCGCCGAAAATCAACGATGCGGACGTAACGATCGGCTCCGCCGCCGCGATGGCGAACGGTGATCTTACCCTGGATGTTGCGGCCGCCGGTCTTGCGCTTCGGCAGGATCAGCGTCCGTTCGGGCTCGGTCTTGGTGATGTCGGTGAAGGCATCAACGCTGGAGATCCGGCGGCCCAAAGTCACTGGTTTGTAAAGCTTGATCGGCATATTAGACTCCCTCCATGGCGGTTATGGTCTCGCCAGCCTTCAGGGTGACGATGGCCTTCTTCTGATCCTTGCGCTTGCCGAGCACCCGGCCGGAGCGGACGTGTTTGCCTTTGACGGCAACAATGCGCACCGAGACCGGTTTGACGCCGTAGAGATCGCGGACGGCCTGGGCCACCGCATTCTTGTTGGCGTCCGGAGCGACGACGAAAGTGTACTTGCCGAGAGATTGCTGGCGATCGGCTTTCTCGGTGAGGACCGGAGTCAGGAGGATGCGATAAGCATCGCCGCCGTGCTCCTTGGCGAGCGGGCCGCGTTTGACCGGTTCGCTGGCAGCCGATTTTTTATCGGACGCCGGTTTCTTCTCCTCGGCCGCCTCTTCCTGCTTGGCCGGGGCCAGATTCTGCTTTTTGGAAACTTTACCGAAAATACCCATATTTCAGAGGAGATTAACCGTTGGCTTTCTCGAGCTTTTCGGCGGCTTCGACCGTCATGATGACGGCATCAGCCTTGAGCACATCGATGAGTCCGACGTTGCCCACGCCCTCAAGACGGACTTTGGGCAGGTTCTTCGTGCTGCGGACCACAGCCTCATCGCGCTTCGGCATGATGATGATCACCTTGCCCTTGGCCGGCAGTTTCTTCAGGATCATGGCCGCCTCTTTGGTCTTGCCGCCCTTGACCTCGAAGCTGTCGAGCAGCACGAAGTTGTCGGAAGCGACCTTGTCGGAGAGGACCATGCGGAAAGCGAGCTGGCGGGTCTTCTTGTTGATCTTGCGGGTGTAATCGCGTTCGCTGCGCGGACCGAAAGTGATGCCGCCGCCGACCCAGATCGGGGAACGGCTGGAACCATGGCGAGCGCGGCCGGTGCCTTTCTGTTTCCACGGCTTCTTACCGCCGCCGCGGACGTCGCCGCGCGTCTTGGTGTGAGCCAGAGGCTGGCGAGCGCTCGTGAGGATGTTGGTCGCGACCTCGTGAACGATCTCGGGACGGACCTTGACGCCGAACACTTCGGCTTTCAGATTCTTCTCGCCGACGATGTTGCCGGCGGAATTGTAAAGTTTAACCTTCGGCATACTAGTTCCAAGACTGCTTAGCTTCGTGGCCGCCCTCAACGAGCAGGACCGCGCCGCGAGCTCCCGGAACGGCACCTTTGACCGCCAGAATATTGTTAGCCGCGTCAACTTCGATGAC
This is a stretch of genomic DNA from Patescibacteria group bacterium. It encodes these proteins:
- the rpsS gene encoding 30S ribosomal protein S19, producing MSRSLKKGPALDPKLLKKISKMKPGDKTIVKTWSRWCAITPEMVGFVIGVHNGRQHTPILIIENMVGHKLGEFAPTRKFLRHGGKMQKELETKRAEADKAASQAAQAPAAAAKK
- the rplB gene encoding 50S ribosomal protein L2 produces the protein MPIKLYKPVTLGRRISSVDAFTDITKTEPERTLILPKRKTGGRNIQGKITVRHRGGGADRYVRIVDFRRDRYDIPATVSAIEYDPNRGARLALLHYKDGVKAYMVAPQNLGVGDVILSSKSQIEIKPGNRMPISQMPVGIQIHSIELHPGQGGTVVRGAGLGAQLMAVEGDFAQVRLPSGEVRRFSKNCMATVGMVGNPDYRLIRWGKAGRTRHRGRRPEVRGKVMNPVDHPHGGGEGKNPIGLKNPKTKWGKPALGVKTRNKKKASWKFIVSRRK
- the rplW gene encoding 50S ribosomal protein L23; protein product: MGIFGKVSKKQNLAPAKQEEAAEEKKPASDKKSAASEPVKRGPLAKEHGGDAYRILLTPVLTEKADRQQSLGKYTFVVAPDANKNAVAQAVRDLYGVKPVSVRIVAVKGKHVRSGRVLGKRKDQKKAIVTLKAGETITAMEGV
- the rplD gene encoding 50S ribosomal protein L4, whose translation is MPKVKLYNSAGNIVGEKNLKAEVFGVKVRPEIVHEVATNILTSARQPLAHTKTRGDVRGGGKKPWKQKGTGRARHGSSRSPIWVGGGITFGPRSERDYTRKINKKTRQLAFRMVLSDKVASDNFVLLDSFEVKGGKTKEAAMILKKLPAKGKVIIIMPKRDEAVVRSTKNLPKVRLEGVGNVGLIDVLKADAVIMTVEAAEKLEKANG